The region ACTCCGTGAAACCGCCTGTGTTCGGCAAGAATGTCTCAGGCGATGAAGGCGCCTGGACCGGGAACGATCCGTTTCCAGCAGGTTATCAGGCAGCACTGCGAAACACTGCGGCGGAACCTAATCCTAGCCTGTCAGTTTTCCATACATATCTGCAAGGAAAGTGGAAATGACCGAAAGAACGACGCGCAGTGCCGAGGAGAAGTTCACCGAAAAGGATCAGCTCAATCGCGAATTTGAGCAAGAGACCCAAGCCGACAAGGAGCTGGAATCCCTGGTGCCTCCCATTTCGAAAAGAACAAACGCCTGGCGCATAGGTATTGCGGCGGTTCTGGTACTGGTTCTGGCTATTCTTGTCGTTCAGTATGTTTAGGGTCTGAGCTGAACGAAAATGTCACGTCATGAGCCTATCGGATGACGTGGCATGACTACGCCCCTCTCAAGTGCCGCCTTGTGATCCGAGCACCAGCGCAACCAGCGCCGGAACGTCCTTTGCCTGGTAGGGGTCGGGCGTCATCAGGCAGCGATAGAAGATCGCGCCACTGAGCGCCGTTGCTGCCGTCTCGGCATCGAAATCCGCAGGCAGTTCCCCCGCCGCGACCCCATCCCGCAGCAAGGCGACCAGTCTCTCCCGCCGGCGGGCGCTGTAATCGTACAGGAAGTCCGCGACTTCCGGATGATGCTTTGTCGCTTCGATGAGCCCTGGAATACAGGAGGCAAACGGCGATGCGGTCAGCGCCTCCGTCAAATGACGCAGCAGGATCGTCACCCTTTCCCTGACAGTGCCATCTGCAGGACCAGGCCGGGGTTGCACATTCAAGGTGTTCAATGCATCGGCGATGAGCGACACCTTTGTCGGCCAATGCCTGTAGAGCGTGCTTTTCGACACGCCCGCCTTGTCGGCGATGGCCTCCATGTTGAAAGCAGCGTAACCCCTCTCCCCCAGCAGCGCGATAGCAGCACTGAGGACCTCGTGCCTTGTGCGTTCGATGCGTTTGTCCATGCCGGATCCCGAAGCAGCGCCCAAAGTTATGGGACGGTTGCGTTTCATATCTTTTTATGAGACGGTACCGTATTATAAAATTCGAATGCTGCAAACGACATGGAGGAACAAAATGGCTTCCGTCCGCTATATCGTCTCCGATGTGGGAGAGTGCGTTGCATTTTACCGTGACCGGCTCGACTTCACGGTGGAGATGCATCCGGGCCCGGGGTTTGCGGCTCTGTCCCGCGGCGAATTGCGCCTGTTCCTGAACACGCCGGGGGCGGGCAGCGCCGGCAAGGCAGGGGGAACCCCACAGCCCGGTGGCTGGAACAGGTTTCAGATCGAAACCGATGACCTGGACGGCCTGATAGCCCGGATCAGCGAGGCCGGAGCGGCGTTTCGCGGCGAGATTGCCTCGGGGCCGGGCGGGCGGCAGATCCTTCTGGAAGACCCCTCCGGCAACGTGGTCGAACTTTTCCAGGCGGCCGCCCGGTGACGAAAGCCAGCAAGATTCCGCGCCGGTATGCCGGTCTGCTCATGGGTCTTCTGATGGCGCTGTCGATGGGACTGATCATGTCCTTCGTGGTGACAGTCATCAATCTCGGCCTGCGCGGCGATTTCCTTGTGAAGTGGATGATCGCCTACGCGGGAAGCTTGCCGATCGGATTGCCGACCGCGCTATTGGTCACGCCCATCGTCAAGTCGATCGTCGACCGAATGACCGAATAGCCTGCGAACGGCGCAAAACCGCTGCGAGCGGGGCGCCTTGACGCGAGCGCGTCCGCAAGCTCGCGGGCCCTGCCCTAGCGCCCTCCGAGCGCATAATAGACGTTCCACGACGGCCGCCCCGTGACCGGCATGCCGAATTTGGCTTCCGCCTTGCGGATCCCTTCCCGGGTTGCGGGGCCGACCTTGCCGTCCGGTTCGCCGACATTGAAGCCGTTCCTGTTGAGAAGCTTTTGCAGCTCGAGCCTCTGTGCCCGCGACAGGCCAGGATTGTCCGTCGGCCAGGGTGTCTTGAAGGGCTCGCCGCCGGACACAAGTTCCGACAGAAGGGCAATGGCCAGACCGTAGGAGGTCGACGCGTTGTAGGAGCGCAGAGCGTTGAAGTTCCGGGTGACCAGGAAGGCCGGGCCGCCGGCTCCGGCCGGCTGGATGAGCGCGGCCTCGAGATTGCCGGACAGCCTGCCGCCGTCGATCTTCGTCAGGCCCCGCTTGCTCCAGGTCGCAAGCGAAGACCGGGACTTGAGACCGGACGGACCGGAATAGCCGTCCGGCAGCCTGACTTCGTATCCCCAGGGCCGGTCGTTCCGCCAGCCAGCGTTCTTCAGGAAGTTGGCGGTCGAGGCTAGCGCGTCGGGAACCGAATTGACCAGGTCCTTGCGGCCATCGCCGTCAAAATCCACCGCCAGGCTGTTGTAGGTGCTCGGCATGAACTGCGTCTGGCCGAAGGCCCCGGCCCAGGAGCCGCGAAAATCGTCGAGCGGGACATCGCCGCGCGAGGCGATCTGCATGGTCTTGATGAGTTCGCCGCGGAAATAGTCCTTGCGCCGGCTGCCGGCGCACACGAGATTGGCCAGGGCATGGGGCGTATAGAAGTCGCCCTGGAACTGACCGTAATCGCTCTCGATTCCCCAGACGGCCAGCACGACGTGACGGTCGACGCCGTAGCGGCTCTCAATTGCGGAAAGAGTGCGGGAGTGCTTCTGCAGATTGGCTTTGCCGTCCTTGATCCGCTCCGCATCCACGAGGAAGGCCATGTAGTCCCAGATTTCGGTCTTGTGCTCGGGCTGGGAGGTCGAAAAGCGGATCACCTTCTCGTCATACGTCGCCCCGGAAAGCATGCGCTCGGCAACGTCCGCACGGA is a window of Roseibium salinum DNA encoding:
- a CDS encoding TetR/AcrR family transcriptional regulator — encoded protein: MDKRIERTRHEVLSAAIALLGERGYAAFNMEAIADKAGVSKSTLYRHWPTKVSLIADALNTLNVQPRPGPADGTVRERVTILLRHLTEALTASPFASCIPGLIEATKHHPEVADFLYDYSARRRERLVALLRDGVAAGELPADFDAETAATALSGAIFYRCLMTPDPYQAKDVPALVALVLGSQGGT
- a CDS encoding VOC family protein; translation: MASVRYIVSDVGECVAFYRDRLDFTVEMHPGPGFAALSRGELRLFLNTPGAGSAGKAGGTPQPGGWNRFQIETDDLDGLIARISEAGAAFRGEIASGPGGRQILLEDPSGNVVELFQAAAR
- a CDS encoding DUF2798 domain-containing protein, with the protein product MTKASKIPRRYAGLLMGLLMALSMGLIMSFVVTVINLGLRGDFLVKWMIAYAGSLPIGLPTALLVTPIVKSIVDRMTE
- a CDS encoding lytic murein transglycosylase; its protein translation is MYGRSVAKTLTRAVIAAGLGLIPGAAHAIEGCVESLKQQAISAGVRADVAERMLSGATYDEKVIRFSTSQPEHKTEIWDYMAFLVDAERIKDGKANLQKHSRTLSAIESRYGVDRHVVLAVWGIESDYGQFQGDFYTPHALANLVCAGSRRKDYFRGELIKTMQIASRGDVPLDDFRGSWAGAFGQTQFMPSTYNSLAVDFDGDGRKDLVNSVPDALASTANFLKNAGWRNDRPWGYEVRLPDGYSGPSGLKSRSSLATWSKRGLTKIDGGRLSGNLEAALIQPAGAGGPAFLVTRNFNALRSYNASTSYGLAIALLSELVSGGEPFKTPWPTDNPGLSRAQRLELQKLLNRNGFNVGEPDGKVGPATREGIRKAEAKFGMPVTGRPSWNVYYALGGR